From the Mustelus asterias chromosome 22, sMusAst1.hap1.1, whole genome shotgun sequence genome, one window contains:
- the mrps16 gene encoding small ribosomal subunit protein bS16m isoform X2 codes for MALGGCTNRPFYRIVAAHNKRARDGKYLEQLGSYDPMPNIFNEKLVSLNFERIKYWLACGAHMTKPVEKILGLSGFFPLHPMTVTGAERFRKKQALMAQTESKEEPVEAAGDEQPSA; via the exons ATGGCCTTGGGCGGCTGCACAAATCGACCCTTCTACCGGATTGTTGCAGCACACAACAAGCGGGCCAGGGATGGCAAGTACCTGGAGCAGCTGGGCTCGTATGACCCCATGCCCAACATCTTCAATGAGAAATTGGTCAGTTTGAACTTTGAGAGGATCAAGTATTGGCTGGCCTGTGGAGCACACATGACAAAGCCTGTTGAGAAAATTCTAG GTCTGTCTGGCTTTTTCCCTCTGCACCCCATGACGGTTACTGGGGCAGAGAGATTTCGCAAGAAGCAGGCGTTAATGGCCCAAACTGAGTCCAAGGAAGAGCCTGTGGAAGCTGCAGGAGATGAGCAGCCGAGTGCTTAA
- the mrps16 gene encoding small ribosomal subunit protein bS16m isoform X1 gives MVHLSPILLKYYHRGFVCIRMALGGCTNRPFYRIVAAHNKRARDGKYLEQLGSYDPMPNIFNEKLVSLNFERIKYWLACGAHMTKPVEKILGLSGFFPLHPMTVTGAERFRKKQALMAQTESKEEPVEAAGDEQPSA, from the exons ATGGTTCATCTGT CGCCAATTCTGCTGAAATATTACCACCGGGGCTTTGTGTGTATCCGCATGGCCTTGGGCGGCTGCACAAATCGACCCTTCTACCGGATTGTTGCAGCACACAACAAGCGGGCCAGGGATGGCAAGTACCTGGAGCAGCTGGGCTCGTATGACCCCATGCCCAACATCTTCAATGAGAAATTGGTCAGTTTGAACTTTGAGAGGATCAAGTATTGGCTGGCCTGTGGAGCACACATGACAAAGCCTGTTGAGAAAATTCTAG GTCTGTCTGGCTTTTTCCCTCTGCACCCCATGACGGTTACTGGGGCAGAGAGATTTCGCAAGAAGCAGGCGTTAATGGCCCAAACTGAGTCCAAGGAAGAGCCTGTGGAAGCTGCAGGAGATGAGCAGCCGAGTGCTTAA